From Cataglyphis hispanica isolate Lineage 1 chromosome 3, ULB_Chis1_1.0, whole genome shotgun sequence, a single genomic window includes:
- the LOC126859487 gene encoding arfGAP with SH3 domain, ANK repeat and PH domain-containing protein isoform X1, with protein MPGLIAVSEFVEETREDYNSPTTSTFVSRMPQCRQTITSLEETLDFDRDGLTKLKKAIKAIHNSGNAHVDNEMYLGRALERLGDAALKEQEPDIGAAFLKFAVVTKELSALMKTLMQNINNIVMFPLDSVLKGDLRGVKGDLKRPFEKAWKDYEAKYAKIEKEKKQHAKEAGLIRTEITPAEIADEMEKERRLFQLQMCEYLIKVNEIKTKKGIELLQHLVEYYHAQTNYFQDGLKTIEHFGSYVADLSVKLQKIRQTQDEERRRLTELRSLLRSSGCDKELNANANIGYSLHQLQGDKQHGVTRSGHLLKKSEGKMRRVWQKRRCAVQAEGYLDICHADENKPPTRVNLLTCQIKLVPDDKRGFDLISYNRTYHFQAEDEADQRAWMSVLVNCKERALLRAFDASGKAEAGSGNPSLVELQQAVIRCVMRLPGNDQCCDCSSQNDATWLSTNFGIIVCIECSGIHRDLGVHISRIQSLTLDNVGTAQLLLARHMTNQAFNEVMEATLRHNLKPSPTSTMEERYEFIRAKYVDKRYVMNTCADERDLLSDLEHAVNNRDLQQLLQVFAENVDLAAPLPTSDVGETALHLAILREMGSSLHIVDFLVQNMPSGGIDRATIDGETALHLSARHDRAEAMKLLLRAGADPSHRNKQDKTPLDIAQEMGHHTCKELLSHALQRQKTLFDNVNIDWNLSHDEGSTDFSDDETIIEDRNGCLTPEKKSRSRPPSYAGGGGTGSGDSPVTLRSRSSTCDSLQSGSSPSASTNRQQMPPPPPPQARKPVAVPTPMAPDISLNIHGSLKKRVAPPPPPSTGSAATASGIVLPSSHYGTLPTLATSTHSRTTSEPILAGHTLHTLPHTLNTLNSQHHKRSPSGDSSTGHAMDKINSSTLQRPRNPPPPAPSGITSRLSNGRSSESLSSMCSDHSLGNPIPPPRKRRDRSRLESYAEEPSSLLLNLNLPTSSTLTGLRRCRALYDCVADNEDELSFREGEVIIVTNEQTDDDNWMEGALERAPERRGMFPISFVHMLQD; from the exons ACCTTGGACTTTGATAGAGATGGGCTCACGAAGTTGAAAAAAGCTATCAAGGCTATTCATAACTCCGGAAACG CTCACGTGGACAATGAGATGTACTTAGGAAGGGCGTTAGAGAGACTCGGTGACGCCGCTTTAAAGGAACAGGAACCGGATATAGGTGCAGCGTTCCTCAAATTCGCGGTGGTCACGAAGGAACTAAGCGCCCTCATGAAAACTCTG ATGCAAAACATCAACAACATCGTCATGTTTCCGCTGGATTCGGTACTGAAAGGTGATCTAAGGGGCGTGAAGGGAGACTTGAAGAGGCCCTTCGAGAAGGCTTGGAAGGATTACGAGGCCAAGTACGCGAAAAtcgagaaggagaaaaagcAGCATGCGAAAGAGGCCGGTCTGATTCGTACGGAGATCACACCCGCCGAGATCGCCGACGAGATGGAGAAGGAGAGACGATTGTTTCAATTGCAAATGTGCGAG TATTTGATCAAAGTGAATGAGATCAAAACGAAGAAGGGCATCGAGCTGTTGCAGCATCTAGTCGAATATTATCACGCGCAAACAAA TTATTTTCAGGATGGTTTGAAGACCATTGAACACTTCGGCTCGTATGTAGCCGACCTCAGCGTGAAGCTGCAAAAAATCAGACAGACGCAGGATGAAGAAAGGAGACGACTAACGGAACTTAGGAGTCTTCTTAGGAGTTCTGGATGTGACAAGGAG TTGAATGCGAACGCGAACATTGGTTACTCGCTGCACCAGCTGCAGGGTGACAAGCAACACGGCGTCACGCGTTCCGGCCACCTGCTGAAGAAGAGCGAGGGCAAGATGAGACGAGTCTGGCAGAAGAGACGGTGCGCCGTGCAAGCGGAGGGCTACCTCGATATCTGCCACGCGGACGAGAATAAACCGCCCACCAGGGTGAATCTATTGACCTGCCAGATCAAATTGGTGCCAGACGACAAACGAGGCTTCGATCTCATCAGCT ACAATAGGACGTACCACTTTCAAGCGGAGGACGAGGCGGACCAACGCGCATGGATGTCGGTCCTAGTGAATTGCAAGGAGCGTGCTTTGTTGCGGGCGTTCGACGCGAGCGGCAAGGCGGAGGCCGGCAGTGGCAATCCTAGCCTTGTAGAGCTACAGCAGGCTGTCATACGATGCGTTATGCGATTACCCGGAAACGATCAGTGCTGCGATTGCTCCTCGCAAAACG ACGCCACGTGGCTGTCGACGAACTTCGGCATAATAGTGTGCATAGAGTGCAGTGGCATCCACCGAGACTTGGGCGTGCACATATCGCGAATACAATCCTTGACGTTGGATAACGTCGGCACCGCTCAACTGTTGCTTGCTCGACACATGACCAATCAGGCATTCAACGAGGTGATGGAGGCGACGTTACGTCACAATCTCAAGCCATCGCCGACATCGACGAT GGAAGAGCGGTACGAGTTTATACGTGCCAAATATGTGGACAAGAGATATGTGATGAACACATGCGCGGATGAGCGCGATCTACTTTCTGATTTGGAGCATGCTGTTAATAATCGTGACTTACAACAACTTCTGCAAGTCTTCGCCGAAAACGTGGACTTGGCGGCGCCGTTGCCAACATCG GACGTAGGTGAAACGGCGTTACACTTGGCCATTCTGCGCGAGATGGGCAGCAGTTTGCACATCGTGGATTTTCTAGTGCAAAACATGCCTAGCGGCGGTATCGATAGGGCAACTATCGATGGCGAAACAGCATTGCATCTTTCCGCGCGACACGACAGAGCAGAAGCAATGAAACTGCTTCTGCGAGCTGGCGCGGATCCCTCGCATCGGAACAAACAGGACAAGACTCCGCTGGACATTGCGCAGGAAATGGGACATCATACCTGCAAAGAATTG CTCAGTCACGCTCTCCAGAGGCAGAAGACATTGTTTGACAACGTAAACATTGACTGGAATCTTTCTCACGATGAAGGTTCCACGGACTTTTCCGATGACGAAACGATAATAGAGGACAGA AACGGATGCCTGACgcctgaaaaaaaatcacgtaGCAGACCACCATCATACGCCGGAGGCGGTGGTACTGGATCGGGTGACTCCCCAGTAACATTACGCAGTCGAAGCAGCACCTGCGATAGTTTACAAAGTGGATCCTCTCCGAGTGCTTCGACCAATCGCCAACAAATGcctccgccgccgccgccacaaGCGAGGAAGCCTGTTGCTG ttccTACTCCTATGGCACCGGACATTTCACTGAACATCCATGGCTCGCTGAAGAAGCGGGTagcgccgccaccgccgccatCCACTGGAAGTGCCGCTACCGCGAGTGGCATTGTGCTACCGTCATCGCACTACGGTACGCTACCCACATTGGCTACGTCGACGCACAGTCGTACGACCAGCGAGCCAATTTTAGCCGGCCACACTTTACACACTCTACCGCATACGTTGAACACACTAAATAGCCAACATCATAAGAGATCACCGAGTGGCGACTCGTCAACCGGACACG CTATGGACAAGATAAACAGCTCAACGCTGCAGAGACCGCGAAATCCACCACCTCCGGCGCCGTCCGGTATTACGTCCAGACTCAGCAATGGACGAAGCAGTGAATCCTTGAGCTCCATGTGCTCGGATCACAGTCTGGGCAATCCCATTCCGCCACCGCGAAAG CGAAGGGACCGGTCCAGGCTAGAGAGCTACGCCGAAGAGCCTTCATCTTTGCTCCTAAATCTGAATCTG CCAACGTCGTCGACCTTGACCGGTCTTCGACGCTGTCGAGCCCTGTACGACTGCGTGGCCGACAATGAGGACGAGTTGTCATTTCGCGAGGGCGAGGTCATCATAGTGACGAACGAGCAGACCGATGATGACAATTGGATGGAGGGTGCCCTGGAACGAGCGCCAGAACGACGAGGCATGTTTCCGATCAGCTTCGTGCACATGCTGCAGGATTAA
- the LOC126859487 gene encoding arfGAP with SH3 domain, ANK repeat and PH domain-containing protein isoform X3, whose protein sequence is MPGLIAVSEFVEETREDYNSPTTSTFVSRMPQCRQTITSLEETLDFDRDGLTKLKKAIKAIHNSGNAHVDNEMYLGRALERLGDAALKEQEPDIGAAFLKFAVVTKELSALMKTLMQNINNIVMFPLDSVLKGDLRGVKGDLKRPFEKAWKDYEAKYAKIEKEKKQHAKEAGLIRTEITPAEIADEMEKERRLFQLQMCEYLIKVNEIKTKKGIELLQHLVEYYHAQTNYFQDGLKTIEHFGSYVADLSVKLQKIRQTQDEERRRLTELRSLLRSSGCDKELNANANIGYSLHQLQGDKQHGVTRSGHLLKKSEGKMRRVWQKRRCAVQAEGYLDICHADENKPPTRVNLLTCQIKLVPDDKRGFDLISYNRTYHFQAEDEADQRAWMSVLVNCKERALLRAFDASGKAEAGSGNPSLVELQQAVIRCVMRLPGNDQCCDCSSQNDATWLSTNFGIIVCIECSGIHRDLGVHISRIQSLTLDNVGTAQLLLARHMTNQAFNEVMEATLRHNLKPSPTSTMEERYEFIRAKYVDKRYVMNTCADERDLLSDLEHAVNNRDLQQLLQVFAENVDLAAPLPTSDVGETALHLAILREMGSSLHIVDFLVQNMPSGGIDRATIDGETALHLSARHDRAEAMKLLLRAGADPSHRNKQDKTPLDIAQEMGHHTCKELLSHALQRQKTLFDNVNIDWNLSHDEGSTDFSDDETIIEDRNGCLTPEKKSRSRPPSYAGGGGTGSGDSPVTLRSRSSTCDSLQSGSSPSASTNRQQMPPPPPPQARKPVAVPTPMAPDISLNIHGSLKKRVAPPPPPSTGSAATASGIVLPSSHYAMDKINSSTLQRPRNPPPPAPSGITSRLSNGRSSESLSSMCSDHSLGNPIPPPRKRRDRSRLESYAEEPSSLLLNLNLPTSSTLTGLRRCRALYDCVADNEDELSFREGEVIIVTNEQTDDDNWMEGALERAPERRGMFPISFVHMLQD, encoded by the exons ACCTTGGACTTTGATAGAGATGGGCTCACGAAGTTGAAAAAAGCTATCAAGGCTATTCATAACTCCGGAAACG CTCACGTGGACAATGAGATGTACTTAGGAAGGGCGTTAGAGAGACTCGGTGACGCCGCTTTAAAGGAACAGGAACCGGATATAGGTGCAGCGTTCCTCAAATTCGCGGTGGTCACGAAGGAACTAAGCGCCCTCATGAAAACTCTG ATGCAAAACATCAACAACATCGTCATGTTTCCGCTGGATTCGGTACTGAAAGGTGATCTAAGGGGCGTGAAGGGAGACTTGAAGAGGCCCTTCGAGAAGGCTTGGAAGGATTACGAGGCCAAGTACGCGAAAAtcgagaaggagaaaaagcAGCATGCGAAAGAGGCCGGTCTGATTCGTACGGAGATCACACCCGCCGAGATCGCCGACGAGATGGAGAAGGAGAGACGATTGTTTCAATTGCAAATGTGCGAG TATTTGATCAAAGTGAATGAGATCAAAACGAAGAAGGGCATCGAGCTGTTGCAGCATCTAGTCGAATATTATCACGCGCAAACAAA TTATTTTCAGGATGGTTTGAAGACCATTGAACACTTCGGCTCGTATGTAGCCGACCTCAGCGTGAAGCTGCAAAAAATCAGACAGACGCAGGATGAAGAAAGGAGACGACTAACGGAACTTAGGAGTCTTCTTAGGAGTTCTGGATGTGACAAGGAG TTGAATGCGAACGCGAACATTGGTTACTCGCTGCACCAGCTGCAGGGTGACAAGCAACACGGCGTCACGCGTTCCGGCCACCTGCTGAAGAAGAGCGAGGGCAAGATGAGACGAGTCTGGCAGAAGAGACGGTGCGCCGTGCAAGCGGAGGGCTACCTCGATATCTGCCACGCGGACGAGAATAAACCGCCCACCAGGGTGAATCTATTGACCTGCCAGATCAAATTGGTGCCAGACGACAAACGAGGCTTCGATCTCATCAGCT ACAATAGGACGTACCACTTTCAAGCGGAGGACGAGGCGGACCAACGCGCATGGATGTCGGTCCTAGTGAATTGCAAGGAGCGTGCTTTGTTGCGGGCGTTCGACGCGAGCGGCAAGGCGGAGGCCGGCAGTGGCAATCCTAGCCTTGTAGAGCTACAGCAGGCTGTCATACGATGCGTTATGCGATTACCCGGAAACGATCAGTGCTGCGATTGCTCCTCGCAAAACG ACGCCACGTGGCTGTCGACGAACTTCGGCATAATAGTGTGCATAGAGTGCAGTGGCATCCACCGAGACTTGGGCGTGCACATATCGCGAATACAATCCTTGACGTTGGATAACGTCGGCACCGCTCAACTGTTGCTTGCTCGACACATGACCAATCAGGCATTCAACGAGGTGATGGAGGCGACGTTACGTCACAATCTCAAGCCATCGCCGACATCGACGAT GGAAGAGCGGTACGAGTTTATACGTGCCAAATATGTGGACAAGAGATATGTGATGAACACATGCGCGGATGAGCGCGATCTACTTTCTGATTTGGAGCATGCTGTTAATAATCGTGACTTACAACAACTTCTGCAAGTCTTCGCCGAAAACGTGGACTTGGCGGCGCCGTTGCCAACATCG GACGTAGGTGAAACGGCGTTACACTTGGCCATTCTGCGCGAGATGGGCAGCAGTTTGCACATCGTGGATTTTCTAGTGCAAAACATGCCTAGCGGCGGTATCGATAGGGCAACTATCGATGGCGAAACAGCATTGCATCTTTCCGCGCGACACGACAGAGCAGAAGCAATGAAACTGCTTCTGCGAGCTGGCGCGGATCCCTCGCATCGGAACAAACAGGACAAGACTCCGCTGGACATTGCGCAGGAAATGGGACATCATACCTGCAAAGAATTG CTCAGTCACGCTCTCCAGAGGCAGAAGACATTGTTTGACAACGTAAACATTGACTGGAATCTTTCTCACGATGAAGGTTCCACGGACTTTTCCGATGACGAAACGATAATAGAGGACAGA AACGGATGCCTGACgcctgaaaaaaaatcacgtaGCAGACCACCATCATACGCCGGAGGCGGTGGTACTGGATCGGGTGACTCCCCAGTAACATTACGCAGTCGAAGCAGCACCTGCGATAGTTTACAAAGTGGATCCTCTCCGAGTGCTTCGACCAATCGCCAACAAATGcctccgccgccgccgccacaaGCGAGGAAGCCTGTTGCTG ttccTACTCCTATGGCACCGGACATTTCACTGAACATCCATGGCTCGCTGAAGAAGCGGGTagcgccgccaccgccgccatCCACTGGAAGTGCCGCTACCGCGAGTGGCATTGTGCTACCGTCATCGCACTACG CTATGGACAAGATAAACAGCTCAACGCTGCAGAGACCGCGAAATCCACCACCTCCGGCGCCGTCCGGTATTACGTCCAGACTCAGCAATGGACGAAGCAGTGAATCCTTGAGCTCCATGTGCTCGGATCACAGTCTGGGCAATCCCATTCCGCCACCGCGAAAG CGAAGGGACCGGTCCAGGCTAGAGAGCTACGCCGAAGAGCCTTCATCTTTGCTCCTAAATCTGAATCTG CCAACGTCGTCGACCTTGACCGGTCTTCGACGCTGTCGAGCCCTGTACGACTGCGTGGCCGACAATGAGGACGAGTTGTCATTTCGCGAGGGCGAGGTCATCATAGTGACGAACGAGCAGACCGATGATGACAATTGGATGGAGGGTGCCCTGGAACGAGCGCCAGAACGACGAGGCATGTTTCCGATCAGCTTCGTGCACATGCTGCAGGATTAA
- the LOC126859487 gene encoding arfGAP with SH3 domain, ANK repeat and PH domain-containing protein isoform X2, with protein sequence MPGLIAVSEFVEETREDYNSPTTSTFVSRMPQCRQTITSLEETLDFDRDGLTKLKKAIKAIHNSGNAHVDNEMYLGRALERLGDAALKEQEPDIGAAFLKFAVVTKELSALMKTLMQNINNIVMFPLDSVLKGDLRGVKGDLKRPFEKAWKDYEAKYAKIEKEKKQHAKEAGLIRTEITPAEIADEMEKERRLFQLQMCEYLIKVNEIKTKKGIELLQHLVEYYHAQTNYFQDGLKTIEHFGSYVADLSVKLQKIRQTQDEERRRLTELRSLLRSSGCDKELNANANIGYSLHQLQGDKQHGVTRSGHLLKKSEGKMRRVWQKRRCAVQAEGYLDICHADENKPPTRVNLLTCQIKLVPDDKRGFDLISYNRTYHFQAEDEADQRAWMSVLVNCKERALLRAFDASGKAEAGSGNPSLVELQQAVIRCVMRLPGNDQCCDCSSQNDATWLSTNFGIIVCIECSGIHRDLGVHISRIQSLTLDNVGTAQLLLARHMTNQAFNEVMEATLRHNLKPSPTSTMEERYEFIRAKYVDKRYVMNTCADERDLLSDLEHAVNNRDLQQLLQVFAENVDLAAPLPTSDVGETALHLAILREMGSSLHIVDFLVQNMPSGGIDRATIDGETALHLSARHDRAEAMKLLLRAGADPSHRNKQDKTPLDIAQEMGHHTCKELLSHALQRQKTLFDNVNIDWNLSHDEGSTDFSDDETIIEDRNGCLTPEKKSRSRPPSYAGGGGTGSGDSPVTLRSRSSTCDSLQSGSSPSASTNRQQMPPPPPPQARKPVAVPTPMAPDISLNIHGSLKKRVAPPPPPSTGSAATASGIVLPSSHYGTLPTLATSTHSRTTSEPILAGHTLHTLPHTLNTLNSQHHKRSPSGDSSTGHAMDKINSSTLQRPRNPPPPAPSGITSRLSNGRSSESLSSMCSDHSLGNPIPPPRKPTSSTLTGLRRCRALYDCVADNEDELSFREGEVIIVTNEQTDDDNWMEGALERAPERRGMFPISFVHMLQD encoded by the exons ACCTTGGACTTTGATAGAGATGGGCTCACGAAGTTGAAAAAAGCTATCAAGGCTATTCATAACTCCGGAAACG CTCACGTGGACAATGAGATGTACTTAGGAAGGGCGTTAGAGAGACTCGGTGACGCCGCTTTAAAGGAACAGGAACCGGATATAGGTGCAGCGTTCCTCAAATTCGCGGTGGTCACGAAGGAACTAAGCGCCCTCATGAAAACTCTG ATGCAAAACATCAACAACATCGTCATGTTTCCGCTGGATTCGGTACTGAAAGGTGATCTAAGGGGCGTGAAGGGAGACTTGAAGAGGCCCTTCGAGAAGGCTTGGAAGGATTACGAGGCCAAGTACGCGAAAAtcgagaaggagaaaaagcAGCATGCGAAAGAGGCCGGTCTGATTCGTACGGAGATCACACCCGCCGAGATCGCCGACGAGATGGAGAAGGAGAGACGATTGTTTCAATTGCAAATGTGCGAG TATTTGATCAAAGTGAATGAGATCAAAACGAAGAAGGGCATCGAGCTGTTGCAGCATCTAGTCGAATATTATCACGCGCAAACAAA TTATTTTCAGGATGGTTTGAAGACCATTGAACACTTCGGCTCGTATGTAGCCGACCTCAGCGTGAAGCTGCAAAAAATCAGACAGACGCAGGATGAAGAAAGGAGACGACTAACGGAACTTAGGAGTCTTCTTAGGAGTTCTGGATGTGACAAGGAG TTGAATGCGAACGCGAACATTGGTTACTCGCTGCACCAGCTGCAGGGTGACAAGCAACACGGCGTCACGCGTTCCGGCCACCTGCTGAAGAAGAGCGAGGGCAAGATGAGACGAGTCTGGCAGAAGAGACGGTGCGCCGTGCAAGCGGAGGGCTACCTCGATATCTGCCACGCGGACGAGAATAAACCGCCCACCAGGGTGAATCTATTGACCTGCCAGATCAAATTGGTGCCAGACGACAAACGAGGCTTCGATCTCATCAGCT ACAATAGGACGTACCACTTTCAAGCGGAGGACGAGGCGGACCAACGCGCATGGATGTCGGTCCTAGTGAATTGCAAGGAGCGTGCTTTGTTGCGGGCGTTCGACGCGAGCGGCAAGGCGGAGGCCGGCAGTGGCAATCCTAGCCTTGTAGAGCTACAGCAGGCTGTCATACGATGCGTTATGCGATTACCCGGAAACGATCAGTGCTGCGATTGCTCCTCGCAAAACG ACGCCACGTGGCTGTCGACGAACTTCGGCATAATAGTGTGCATAGAGTGCAGTGGCATCCACCGAGACTTGGGCGTGCACATATCGCGAATACAATCCTTGACGTTGGATAACGTCGGCACCGCTCAACTGTTGCTTGCTCGACACATGACCAATCAGGCATTCAACGAGGTGATGGAGGCGACGTTACGTCACAATCTCAAGCCATCGCCGACATCGACGAT GGAAGAGCGGTACGAGTTTATACGTGCCAAATATGTGGACAAGAGATATGTGATGAACACATGCGCGGATGAGCGCGATCTACTTTCTGATTTGGAGCATGCTGTTAATAATCGTGACTTACAACAACTTCTGCAAGTCTTCGCCGAAAACGTGGACTTGGCGGCGCCGTTGCCAACATCG GACGTAGGTGAAACGGCGTTACACTTGGCCATTCTGCGCGAGATGGGCAGCAGTTTGCACATCGTGGATTTTCTAGTGCAAAACATGCCTAGCGGCGGTATCGATAGGGCAACTATCGATGGCGAAACAGCATTGCATCTTTCCGCGCGACACGACAGAGCAGAAGCAATGAAACTGCTTCTGCGAGCTGGCGCGGATCCCTCGCATCGGAACAAACAGGACAAGACTCCGCTGGACATTGCGCAGGAAATGGGACATCATACCTGCAAAGAATTG CTCAGTCACGCTCTCCAGAGGCAGAAGACATTGTTTGACAACGTAAACATTGACTGGAATCTTTCTCACGATGAAGGTTCCACGGACTTTTCCGATGACGAAACGATAATAGAGGACAGA AACGGATGCCTGACgcctgaaaaaaaatcacgtaGCAGACCACCATCATACGCCGGAGGCGGTGGTACTGGATCGGGTGACTCCCCAGTAACATTACGCAGTCGAAGCAGCACCTGCGATAGTTTACAAAGTGGATCCTCTCCGAGTGCTTCGACCAATCGCCAACAAATGcctccgccgccgccgccacaaGCGAGGAAGCCTGTTGCTG ttccTACTCCTATGGCACCGGACATTTCACTGAACATCCATGGCTCGCTGAAGAAGCGGGTagcgccgccaccgccgccatCCACTGGAAGTGCCGCTACCGCGAGTGGCATTGTGCTACCGTCATCGCACTACGGTACGCTACCCACATTGGCTACGTCGACGCACAGTCGTACGACCAGCGAGCCAATTTTAGCCGGCCACACTTTACACACTCTACCGCATACGTTGAACACACTAAATAGCCAACATCATAAGAGATCACCGAGTGGCGACTCGTCAACCGGACACG CTATGGACAAGATAAACAGCTCAACGCTGCAGAGACCGCGAAATCCACCACCTCCGGCGCCGTCCGGTATTACGTCCAGACTCAGCAATGGACGAAGCAGTGAATCCTTGAGCTCCATGTGCTCGGATCACAGTCTGGGCAATCCCATTCCGCCACCGCGAAAG CCAACGTCGTCGACCTTGACCGGTCTTCGACGCTGTCGAGCCCTGTACGACTGCGTGGCCGACAATGAGGACGAGTTGTCATTTCGCGAGGGCGAGGTCATCATAGTGACGAACGAGCAGACCGATGATGACAATTGGATGGAGGGTGCCCTGGAACGAGCGCCAGAACGACGAGGCATGTTTCCGATCAGCTTCGTGCACATGCTGCAGGATTAA